Within the Carassius gibelio isolate Cgi1373 ecotype wild population from Czech Republic chromosome B15, carGib1.2-hapl.c, whole genome shotgun sequence genome, the region ACTGACTTTCTTTGTAAggacaaaaatatacaaattcttcagaatatcttattttgtgttccacaccaGAAATAAGTCATTCTGTTTTGGAATGTCTGGATTTGACCAGGAATTCAAGCATGTTACCAGAGCAAGGATCCAGAATGCATGGACAAACCAGCAAATGCAATCGTATTTCCTGCCTTAATATAACTGTGCCAATGCCTTAGTTGATGTTTTAATGCAGTGGTTTTTAAATGTTGGTTGGTGACCCCAAATGGGTCTGTTCTAATGGTACTGCATACAGCAGAGAAAAACAatggtaaatgcaaataatttaatGGAACTACGTCAActccaacaaaaaaacaaaaagaaaaaattttgATTTCAAAAGTATTTACCAGTCAAGCCAGTAAAACTAGACCAATGTAGAAAGGTAGCAGACATGTCCCCATCATTAAACacaaggcaaaaaaataaaaaataatgcaaccTAAAATACCCACATGTTTACTTGTGATGGATAAACATGTTTTGTGCAGATCACAATGTGTTTGTGGCTCTTAAgggcattttttttctctcacactaAAACAGATAAATCAGATGTCAGACACTAGcccttcaaaacataaaaaaactaaaaaatcctTTCCTTCCAGCAATTAGACACATCAGTCCCATTCCAGTTCAGTCATGTCCTCTCACTGTCTTCTGTCTTTGAGAAATGAAGTTTTTATGGTGACACACACCTGATTACCATATCATGCAAGACaattattcatgtaaaaaaagaaaaaaattaattaaacataaatagGCTGAGCTGCATAAATCACTTCCACAATCCCTCACAACGCCAGGGTTCTGCAGTATTCAGCACTTTACAGTATGTATCTGCACAGAAATAGCACACACATTTAAACCTCTACCTTAGGTAACCTACTAGACCAGTTAATTACAGGCATCCTTACATGAAAAATGTGAGCAGTAAAAACGTGGTTTTAAAATTATATCGGGGCACCACAAAACCTGTATTGCATATTACATTTCTGGCTCCCATTGCATACACCCTTCTAGACTTGAGCAGGGGCATGTAATGTCGTTATTCCTGTGTAGTCTGATTGGCTCAGGCACCTTAATTAGAGtgaacttcacacacacacacacacacacacacacacacaaactacaatGCATCAGCTGCAGTGGCCTTCCAGGCCAGTGACAAATATAAAAGAAGTCTTTTCTCTCTGGCAGTCTCATTGCTGTAATTTGCCAGAATcttctgaatgggttttgttgCATAAGGACATGTCAGATGAATTTTACTGTTTACATTCCTCTAAGAACACATTGCACTGCATCCTTTGGCTCAATATAGAGAGGATATTGAAACTTCCTATCCAATCATTGCATTTCTTAATGTATTACCTTATTAGTTTCAATTCCACAATTTAAATCTtggttaaaatttattttaaggtgtccttgttacagtgtaattataaactgaagtattgattaatattaattcctacatgtatttactatatggttaggattacttgcatgtaattatacataatttattgtAAGTACATGTAATATGTGTAACGTGTAACATTTGAATTTGTGAAATTGAAACTAAGGTGAAAATGCCTTAAGAAATGCAATGATGATTCAATATCTAAAAATGTTACctacatttttctaaatgtttgtAAATAAAATCCTTTTTATTGCCATTATGTGCCATTTAGACACAGTTCTGCCCTTTTTGGAACGAAAAAAGTTATcggttttttatttaatgttatattattattaattatattattaatcataTAAAAACGTACCTACATTACAATAGATTTAATTGTAGCATTTTATGATGACTATAAACAGAGCTTTTGCATAAATGGAGTGGTTTTATGCCAGTGCCAACCTCTATATTTTGAAATCTGTtcacaataatttaaataatcacaATGTTCTTCTCAGTAATGAAAACACAGCACCAGAAGTGCATTTAACACATTTAGCGTGGGGTAGAAATGCACGCTCATTGAGTAATCGGGAAGCTATGTCACAGAGTTTCTATTTCTGGAACATATCCTACTGTTACACCCTAGCTTGTTCTTTGGCAGGTCCTATTCGCTGCATCACCAAGGAAACCGCCTCCCATATCCATGGCAACAGTCTCCCCGTCAATGCAGCTGCTGATATTAGGGTCCTGTGTGGTTGGAACCACTCGAGGGGAGGGAGAGGAAGTAAGTGAGCAAGGGCAAGAAAGGATGAGAAGGCTGAAGCAAATAAAGGAAGGGAATAAAGGGCCAAGAAGGGCATCTCTTATTTCAGCATTTAAAAGACTGAAATCCACAGGGGACCGAATGATGTGTTTAAAAACAAGATGAATAGCTGGGTGAATAAACCTGAAGAGCTGAAATACAGCGTCATACAAGACGTCATCAGGTATCTCTGTGTTAGCTTTTAATCCAAAGCTACTGCCCAGTACTCAATATCCCTACCGGAGTCCATCACCTCTCAAACACCTCTGAACACAGCCTAATCACTCACTATAAAAAGAACAACTATACGAGACTTATATAATGGAGAATGGACCAGCCATCAATTTTACATGAGCTGCTGCAAGAGGATGGGAGAGATAagagatgtgtttgtgtttgtgtgagagagagggcgatgaaagacagagaaagccACGGAAATACTATAGGGAGTATGAATTCAACCTATAAATATCACCAACTAAAAATAACTCATCCTAATTATTCTGTTCTtgaataaactaataaatttGATTAGATAAAAGGTAGTAAATATAAATTTCCTTTCACATTAAGTTCTTGAAAGGATTTGTTCACCTCATAATTTACTCACGCCCATGTCAGTCAAGAAGAAATTATGGTTTTTGacgaaaacattccaggatttttctcaatATAGAGGATTTTAATGGGGACCAGTGGGTTGAAAGTgcaaattgcagtttcaatgcagctgCAAAGGGCTCTACATGATCTCAGCTGAGGAACAGCCGTCTTATCTAGCAGAAAGATcgccattttctaaaaaaaatgtatatactttttaaccacaaatgcttcGTCTTGCACTAGCTCGACATCACACATTACATAGGAAAGGTCACGTGTGATGTATAGGTGGAAGTACCaacccagtgtttacaaagcaaaaatgcaaagaaagtcaaataaacttcacaaaaaaaaggtaaaacaatgATGTCGGACGATTGTCGAAGTTGGATATAAAAATCTATGGAGTTTCTTACCCTACCCTATATCTTTCTGAGCCGAAATGCACAGCCAAAGAACTAACCATGTGTGACCTTACCAATGTGACTAGGTAATGTGTTAAGTCAGAAATGCGCATCACATAGCTAGTGCAAGATAAACATTTGtgattaaaaagtatatatacttttaggtatacatttttttaggaaATGAATATGGAAATAacaatcctggaatgttttcctcaaaaaccttaaattCCTTTTGATTTAAGAAAGAAAGACGTGAACATCTTGaaagacatgggggtgagtaaattattaggaaATTCTTATTCTGGAAATTAAATAATCCTTTAAGCTTTTTTCAACCAAACCAAACAATAATTTCAGTATCAGATATTAGTGAGAATGCTGGGTAGCACTGACATAGAGGCTTTGAAAAGTAAGCATTATACAATGCAGCCTTACTGACAACATTAAGTTTAGATGATTAAGGCATTAAAGCTGCAATATGTGATTTTtgtaattgaccacaagagggcgcatttccaacaataacaaaggcgaagctGGATGATgctatgaagcaggtgacgatgggagatgtcgtttttaatgcgttttcaccatagcaatgtatctaaattggataaacgaatcatgatcGCAGATGaggtaatttatttgtttttgtattacctgtatatttgatcgtattattttatgtaatacctcctctctcccgggtcctctgtgacgctcctcgcactcactccgagtggggctcgaacccgggtcttcggcatgggaggcggatgcactaacaaggaggcacaACCTTGCACaacactactcgctggcctccgttacatatattatcccgttacaacttacagctatttgttaaatgatttgttgggttaatgttgtgcagtgttacgtgtttatggttaatgccgtgttgtttaacatgctcaaacaaatcgttctaaaagtaaatttgaatgaacatttgcaagtaatgactaaatatatttttaacaacacatatccgattgtatttaattgtactgccataatctcggtcaccacacgtgataaaaatccttaccttagtacaaagagcaatataactttgtttataagtgctattattgaaactgaaacagtccatttgccacgttatcttattttctcacaggtaacgttattgataaaaaaaatgctacagtgacagaatgtacaggcatgtggtgtaattcatatctattaaaaatcatctttactgtaactattacgttacttgtacactaacaaaataaataattgatttgcttacctgtctatcaatacactcgcgagagcagagtctctgtcaagtccaagattttcgcgcagctctctccatctcttaaacgcctggccgatatttatcctAGTTTTGTTCCCccgtttgtcacacagtctgcatgtatccgaatatggacgcttacgttttactggcacttcaatactcgccaaagagtaatcgtgatccataacaacgacaaccaaaccatacgcgcgtctataacataaccaccacattgcgtcactgagaggcaacatttcttttccgggatggccagttatttaaaatcggaatttctctgaaataaaaaatctttggagacttttTAGATATTGTTagtacacaactggaggaaatatatcacactgtgcaagttatttttcggaaattttattacaaaattcctccatATTGGAGCTTTAAAAAAGCTTGGAAAAAACGTTTCTATTCTCACTTGTGTGTTTTATTGATTTCCAATAGGGATAGGTGTTATGGCTAAAAACAGATAAATGACACTGACACACTACAGTATTTTTGTGaagtaaataaaacatgaaacacttaaatgtaaaatcaatatttttaaatactacaagTGAATTCAGGCTTCTCAGCCTAATGTAAAGTAAGAACATCAGGTAAAACTTCAGTTTATTGACCAATTCTTACTGTTAAATAGTTGCTTATTACTTAGTATTCCTTTTACGTATTGGCTTTTTATTAGtcattataaagcacatattttgcaAGATCATATTCTACATTACTAATCTTACCATTAccttaaatttaacaactacattACTTACCATTAAGAAGCAGAAAATTAGGAGATTATTGAggcaaaatcatagttaatggtaTGTTAATATAGCGAGTATTGGACCTTAagataaagtgtgaccaaaaatggatattcattttgagatttgataAATATTccatttaacaattattattattatttattttaaagaactgtAAGTgagcattaaattattttatataatctaaaTATACAAAACACCATATAAAAATAGCAAAAGAGCTTAATGAAATAACTGataaatatactgtactgtactgtaaagtACATAATGCATGTATATACAGTGGGCTGTACCCACTATTCACAGTGAGATAATGAGATATTTTCTTACCTGTTTGACGTCCAGTTTTGTTCAAACAGTGATTAgcatgaaaagaagaagaaaataacatAATTAAACTCATACTTACAGAACTTTTTTTCTGCTAAAAGTAAAAGGTTAAACACATCTAAAGACAATAATTTCAAAATCTATATGTAGCAGGTGAATTAGCAGACAGACCTCTTAATCTCATAAACATTGGATTGACAGTTTTGAACAAGACTAAAGCAGAATAAAGAGTCATATAGCATAAGATGGCCAGGAGGAGTGACATAAAGAAAGCTGTTCACCCACAGAATGATTAGAAAATATACAATGGCACATAGACAGTTGACTAGTTGACACACATCTACAAGACATGTGCATTTTGAGGGATGCTGTGACCAAGAGAAATCCAAGGGATGGTAAACTAAAGAATATCAGTTAGTCAGCTGCCAATCGTGATGCATAGCGATCAGTGTGTTATGACTGCACTGAAATGTTAAACAACTCTATTATAAGAATGTATTACATGCAGCAAAGGTCCAAGCTATAGAGGATtgacacaaagaaagaaataaagaaagaaagaaagaaagaaaaagaaagaaagaaagaaagaaagagaaaaacatggAGTACTTAGTGTCTTGCTACAGTATTTTCTGCAACAGAGATAGCTAAGCAGAGGAGGGCCCACTTCATTGAGCCATGCATTATGTAAATCATCTCCATACAGTCTTCATTATCACCAACCTTCCAGTAGGGGGGGCTGTGCCGATGAAGGCTCCTGTTGCTCTGTTTGTGAAGGGATGGAAGGTGTAGCCTCAGGATTTAAGTTCACAGCAGTGCTGGGGGGAATTGTTGGGGAAGAGTGACTAACAGCAGGTGCACTCTGACAGACAGGGATGTCTGTGCCGATGAACAGTGAGCCAGTGGTCAGATCAGGAGCAGCCTCTGGGGCAGAGCTGTGAGGGATGGGGGTTTTCACGGGAGTGCTCTGGGATGGGGGGCTTGCATCTGGTGTCTGTTCCTGCAGCACGGAGTCAAGGAACATAACAGTCCGAGTTGGACTAAGGGCAAGGCTTGACTTCTGGTCAGGATCATTTGGGTCATTGAGTAACTGATCTGAAGAGTGAATACCAGGCAACTCTAAGTTAGACTTATTGATATTGTCTTTAGTTGAATTATCCTTTTCTAACATATCCCTGTTACTCTTGAGAGTTGAGTCATCTACGGGATTCGCGAATATGGAGGTGTTTGCTTCCCCGGGTGGATTGGGTCTACATGCTTGGGTGTCAGTGAGGTGTAGAGGTTCAGGGGTGAGTGAGGGCTGTGCACTTCCTTGATCTATGCTAGTACTGGATGGGGGTTTTGAATCACCCAAATTAGGGCTGCTAAAGTCCATGTCCATTACAGTTGGAGGAGCACTCCATTCTTCAGGTAGCTTCATCCTGCTTTTACTCTTCTTGGCCTTGATGCGTCCTCCCCCTCTTTCTTGGATCTCACTTTCCCACATCTCTTCATCCCTACAAGGAGGTGAGGGGCAGCCATGGTTGGAGCTTTCAGAAGTCTCTTCTGAGTCAGGGGAACCAAGACTGTCCAGAAGGTCATACATTTCTTCCCTGTCCTTGCGTTTCTTCTTTTTTCGCTTCTGCTGCTTTTCGGTTCCTTCCTCGATGGACTTTTCCTCACCAGATGCTGCATCTAGACTCTGGGAACCCAAGGCATCAGTGTGACTCTGTTCTGCCTTGTTGGAAGCATGGGACTGCTCCGTAGAGAGCATTTCCTCACCTGTCCAAGGGCTTCCCCAAACTTCTTTGTGtacagagaggaagaggaagtgtcACTAACTACCATACAAATCATCGGACAGCAAAATCTCCAACTCATAACAGCTATTAAGAGTCCAAAGAGACATAAGATCAGCTACCTATGAACCACTGATCACTTGCATCATGTGGTGAGTTACACCAGAAGATGATATGAAGACAGACACTATCCACTAATTCACAAATTCACAATGAATACTGTAGCAATATCCAGTTTATAGTTCTAAACTCAGATGAGAATTAGCATTAGCCATGGGTTTCCTTGGAAATTTCTactggattttcttttttcttttttttatgattaaatgaTCTCTCATCTCAGATTAATGTTACTTGCGGAGACTTTCACAACACACTAAATATACATGCTACCCTTTGTGTGGAAATTGCTGATTCTCCAGTTTGCattatgtgaaatattacaatgggAGACAAGCACCTTATGAGTTTTTGGTTTCTTGTATTTGTGCCCTTttgtttttgtgcctttttgtgctaggggaagtcgtggcctagtggttagagagtttgattacTAACCCTATTTAtgcgttcactgctgtgtgtgtgcactgtggatgggttaaataaagagcatggattctgagtatgggtcaccatacttggctgtatgtcatgtcactcacTCATAGGACAGTTGGTTGGGAAAGGACACCCAAAGCAAAAAATTCTAGTCTGACGTATGACTGTTTGTAATTTATGTTGCAGAACAAAAGAAAACCCAGTGGAAATTCTCCAGTGGCAAAGTACCCATCAGAGTTAGCCATATAAACTCTATAGAAAACAAATTTGGCGTTTCAATTCTTTGGATTATGTTACATCCTGATAAAGGCCTATCACTGATCTTTGTCAAAtagttagtttacccaaaaatgaaaattctgtcattaattactcacccttaagacctttgttgatcttcagaacacaaattaggatatttttgatgaaatccgagagctttctaacCCTGCATAGACAGTAACGCAACTACCATATTTAAGGCCCAGAAAAGTACTGTGTGGTACTGTCATGAACGTGTGTCAAAGTgtcagagtgaagagaagatattgttgaataaagtaattatttttgttttctttgcacacaagaaGTATTCCCATAGCTTCTTAAAATTattgaactactgatgtcacatggacaattttattgatgtccttactacctttctgggccttgaatgtggtagttgcattgctgtctatgcagggtcagaaggTCTTGGATTGTAAcaaaaatatctttaattgttttccaaagatgaacaaaggtcttacgggtttggaacaacatgagggtgagtaactaatgacataattgtttttttggggggtaaaCTACCTCCTTAATGTAAGATCCGTGGATATCATGCTCATACTAGCTGTAGAGGGCAGTTAAATGGGTGTAATAGTTTCAGCAGTGGCTGAGAAAGAATGTGCTGAGACTAAGATGTGCTCACTTGAGAGCACATCAAGTGAAAGTGCAAAAAGGCAAATGAACTCATGGAGAAATAACAGTCACGGATAATAACAGAGGCAATTCATAGAGAGACTGACTCAAAGAAAAGCCACAGAGATGAGGCACATGACATGGAATACCCAGTATATCTCAGGAATGAGGGCAAATAAATGTCACTGAAATAAACCAAAATCCATGACAAGACAAACACTTAACACAGTGGTTGACAACATCAAAACACATTTAGAGGGAAACAAAATCTACTGCTAATTGAATTTGGATCATGTTTATCAGCGCTATAGTCCAGCCATTAAAGCATATTAAGATGAAACCTAAATTAATTTCTAGACCCAACCAAAGTGTTTTTCAGTTTTACATTATATGATTTTCTATTTTACATGCCTTTCTTCATTCGCTAGACTCAGTGCTCTTCATTGATCAAAGGGTTATAAACTGTCACTTGGAGGAAGTGCCAGTGGCAGTAACATCAATCTTTCAGATATGAGGTCTAAAATGTGAAATGGCTTTCTAAACTGGCTCTGggccaaaatacacatttctctTCTAAGTTTCACAGCCATCACACTCAAAAAGTAATATTACAGAGTGGCTGAAGATAAATCTTTAAAATGCCTTCCACCATAATGCGCACTTGAAGACATAGTGCACACAGGCTAGTCAAAAACAAACTGTGAATAACGATCATTGGCTATTATGATCTATCATGTAAAATTATTTGGAATGGACATTTCACACTGTAAGATGTTTAGTCTAGTCCCTAATTAATTTTTCACTACCCCTATTTTTCAGGTTACATATACTCATAGCATCCAATACCAGAGTTAACATCCTACAATTGCTTATCATATCAGTAAAATCATACTCAGAATAAGTGGTATCTTGAAGACCATGAAAATTATGAAGCAATTATCTTGTGACAAGATATTGATGAGGCATCCATGCCTTGACCTGACACAGTGGAATGATATGACAGCTCAGATCATAGAACATTCTGTTACATAATAATCAATCAGTATGTTAATATCTGTGTTTAAAGTCTGTCTTACCTGTTCTAGACTGCAGTGAGGTGCCTTAAGTGGTGATAGACTTTACCTGCAGAACTTTCCAGGCTGTTACGAGGGCTTGTGTCACTCAGATTAGCAGTTATCTGGGATGGTTTGGGTGGTTCATTGGCAAACAAGGGTGAGGTCTTCTGAGGTTCACCCATGCTGGGGGGTTTGGAGCTCTGGAAAGGGGCCATGCCAACATTCATATTCATACCAATTTTCATTCCAGGCTGAGAGAACCCTGAAGCACAGAGCAGCAGAGCGATAGCGCATTAAAACTTAACCGAGCCTGAGGAAATGAACTGAATAGAACCCACGACTTTAAGGCAGCAAGATCAAACACTGCAGTGGTTACCCAGAAAAGGGTCCATGCTGTTATCCTTCACAGTAGATCCCATCTGCTGGTTACCTAATTGGACAGGCTTTTCCATCATTGATGCTGGACCTGGAATTAGAAAGACTTGGGCTAATGTCTAGCacataattcgattttttttggTGAACGATTTAATTCAATTCTCTTAAGCAAGCCTGACATACTCAATGATCCCACCTGATTGAAAGTCATTCTTATAGACATATTGTCCAGGCGGGCTGGGATGGATATCTCCCTGAGGGTCCGGACGTTGCCCTCCAGGCTGGCCTGCATTCAAGGACCCAGAccctgaaaaaaagagaaaacagacaaactgACTCTCTACAAGTACATCAACATTGTTAGTTTTTAAAACTAAAGAGCAAATGATTTATGCAGGAAATGCTACAAGTGCTTTTTTTTCCAGCAAATTAATTCACTAAATAATACAATCCAAGATGGCAGATGGCAACACCAAAGACAGTATATAAAAACAACCACATACAGTAGCTACTGTATTTAACTTGTTATTGTTGTTAGTTAGTCTAATATTTAACAGCAAGATGAACACATTCTCTTCATTGGTAACTTTAGTGATTAATGGCATTTATTAGGTCCTGTAAATGTGACTTTCATGAAATCTGATTGACTGTCTAATTGAATGTGTCCCCTGTCAAAGGCACTGGGGAGGGGCATCCCCGAAAATAAGCCTG harbors:
- the LOC127972402 gene encoding proteoglycan 4 — protein: MGIRGGASPCDHRGALYERADLTLHIGQHYSVLNFKNNNIGRMDFSLRDAFTDGAPKATQDSLLKRDFVAGLEAQTYDDKVGETVGKTEYRPLLDGRDGKREGSGSLNAGQPGGQRPDPQGDIHPSPPGQYVYKNDFQSGPASMMEKPVQLGNQQMGSTVKDNSMDPFLGFSQPGMKIGMNMNVGMAPFQSSKPPSMGEPQKTSPLFANEPPKPSQITANLSDTSPRNSLESSAEVWGSPWTGEEMLSTEQSHASNKAEQSHTDALGSQSLDAASGEEKSIEEGTEKQQKRKKKKRKDREEMYDLLDSLGSPDSEETSESSNHGCPSPPCRDEEMWESEIQERGGGRIKAKKSKSRMKLPEEWSAPPTVMDMDFSSPNLGDSKPPSSTSIDQGSAQPSLTPEPLHLTDTQACRPNPPGEANTSIFANPVDDSTLKSNRDMLEKDNSTKDNINKSNLELPGIHSSDQLLNDPNDPDQKSSLALSPTRTVMFLDSVLQEQTPDASPPSQSTPVKTPIPHSSAPEAAPDLTTGSLFIGTDIPVCQSAPAVSHSSPTIPPSTAVNLNPEATPSIPSQTEQQEPSSAQPPLLEVKEDKTAKEAVFSPHCSYPSAPIKLRKFMDDTTVICLIQDSDEFAYKQEVTQLAVWCSLNHLEPNMLKNVELIVDFRRNPPALTPLTIMDSRE